The Opisthocomus hoazin isolate bOpiHoa1 chromosome 30, bOpiHoa1.hap1, whole genome shotgun sequence genome has a window encoding:
- the POLR3C gene encoding DNA-directed RNA polymerase III subunit RPC3 encodes MTQAEIKLCSLLLQEHFGEIVEKIGTHLIRTGVQPLRTIVSDTGLLLDQVKKALCVLIQHNLVTYQLQKRGCVEYEAQCQRVLRILRYPRYIYAAKTLYGDTGELVVEELLLNGKMTMSVVVRKVADRLTETMEDGKTMDYADVSNTFVRLADTHFVQRCPRAPEAPESPAAPPPPAPTLVIDEKDMYVVPRLSLVGRGKRRRSCDEEESGERKAKKQKQDGESSEPPPDDGIYWQVNIDRFHQHFRDQGIVSAVASRMDQTSSEIVRTMLRMSEVTTSSSAPYTQPLSSNEIFRSLPAGYNIGKQVLDQYLTLLADDPLEFVGKSGDSGGGMYTVNLHKALASLATATLESIVEERFGSRCARIFRLLLRKKHLEQKQVEDFAMIPAKEAKDMLYKMLSENFVSLQEIPKTPDHAPSRTFYLYTVNVPSSARMLLHRCYKSVANLMERRQYETRENKRLLEKSQRVEAILASMQATGAEEAQLQEIEEMITAPERQQLETLKRNVNKLDASENQVDETIFVLESFIASTLRKP; translated from the exons ATGACTCAGGCGGAAATcaagctgtgttccctcctgctGCAAGAGCATTTTGGGGAGATCGTGGAGAAGATCGGGACTCACCTCATCAGGACGGGCGTCCAGCCGCTGCGGACGATCGTCAGCGACACGGGGCTGCTGCTGGACCAG GTGAAGAAAGCCCTCTGCGTCCTCATCCAGCACAACCTGGTGACGTACCAGCTGCAGAAGCGAGGCTGCGTGGAGTACGAGGCGCAGTGCCAGCGGGTGCTGAGGATCCTCCGCTACCCGCGCTACATCTACGCCGCCAAGACCCTCTACGGCGACACGGGCGAGCTCGTCGTGGAGGAGCTGCTCCTCAACGGGAAGATGACGATGAGCGTGGTGGTGAGGAAGGTGGCGGACAGGCTGACGGAAACGATGGAAG ACGGGAAGACCATGGACTACGCTGACGTCTCCAACACGTTCGTGCGCCTGGCGGACACGCACTTCGTGCAGAGGTGCCCGCGGGCCCCCGAGGCCCCCGagagccccgccgcgccgcctccgccCGCGCCCACCTTGGTGATTGACGAGAAGGACATGTACGTCGTGCCCAGGCTGAGCCTCGTCG GGAGAGGGAAGCGGAGACGATCGTGTGACGAGGAAGAGAGCGGCGAACGCAAGGCGAAGAAGCAGAAGCAAGATGGAGAAAGCTCGGAG CCTCCACCAGACGACGGCATTTACTGGCAAGTCAACATCGACCGGTTCCACCAGCACTTCCGGGACCAGGGGATCGTCAGCGCCGTGGCCAGCCGCATGGATCAG ACCAGCAGCGAAATCGTGCGGACGATGCTGCGGATGAGCGAAGTCACCACGTCCTCCAGCGCGCCGTACACCCAGCCGCTCTCGTCCAACGAG ATCTTCAGGTCTCTTCCAGCCGGATACAACATCGGGAAGCAGGTTTTGGACCAGTATCTCACCCTGCTAGCAGACGACCCG CTGGAGTTTGTGGGTAAATCCGGGGACAGCGGCGGGGGCATGTACACCGTCA ATCTGCACAAGGCCCTGGCGTCCCTGGCAACGGCCACCCTGGAGTCCATCGTGGAGGAGAG GTTCGGTTCCCGCTGCGCCCGGATATTCCGCTTGCTCCTGCGCAAGAAGCATCTGGAGCAGAAGCAGGTGGAGGACTTCGCCATGATCCCGGCCAAGGAAGCCAAGGACATGCTCTACAAAATGCTGTCGGAGAATTTCGTGTCCCTGCAG GAGATTCCCAAGACTCCCGACCACGCGCCGTCCCGCACCTTCTACCTCTACACGGTGAACGTCCCGTCCTCGGCGCGGATGCTGCTGCACCGGTGCTACAAG AGCGTGGCCAACCTGATGGAGCGGCGCCAGTACGAGACCAGGGAGAACAA gaggCTGCTGGAGAAGTCGCAGCGGGTGGAAGCCATCCTGGCCTCCATGCAAGCCACAGGTGCCGAGGAGGCCCAGCTGCAGGAGATCGAGGAGATGATCACGGCCCCCGAGCGGCAGCAGCTGGAGACCCTCAAACGCAACGTCAACAA GCTCGATGCCAGCGAGAACCAGGTGGACGAGACCATCTTCGTGCTGGAGTCGTTCATCGCCAGCACCCTGAGGAAGCCCTGA
- the RNF115 gene encoding E3 ubiquitin-protein ligase RNF115 has translation MAEASAAAAVSQHRFFCHSCKGEVSPKLPEYTCPRCESGFIEEVTDDSSFLDGSGIDDSPSTQFAELWDHLDHTMFFPDFRPFLSSSSLDQDSRDNERGHQAHADLWGPSRPPRLPMTRRYRSRGSSRPDRSPAIEGIIQQIFAGFFANSAIPGSQHPFSWSGMLHSNPGDYAWGQSGLDAIVTQLLGQLENTGPPPADKEKISSLPTVTVTQEQVDTGLECPVCKEDYTVAEQVRQLPCNHFFHSNCIVPWLELHDTCPVCRKSLKGEDSTRQTQNPEASASNGFSSDSQLHDRWTF, from the exons ATGGCGGAGGCCTCGGCGGCGGCCGCCGTGTCCCAGCACCGCTTCTTCTGCCACAGCTGCAAGGGGGAGGTCAGCCCCAAGCTGCCG GAGTACACCTGCCCGAGGTGCGAGTCTGGCTTCATCGAAGAAGTGACAGACGATTCCAG ttttctaGATGGCAGCGGCATAGACGACAGCCCGTCCacacagtttgcagag cTTTGGGACCATTTGGACCACACAATGTTCTTTCCTGACTTCAGACCCTTTCTGAGTAGCAGCTCACTGGATCAAGACAGCAGGGACAACGAGAGGGGCCACCAAGCCCACGCCGACCTCTGGGGACCAAGCCGACCCCCGCGATTGCCCATGACGCGGAGGTACAGATCCCGGGGCAGCTCCCGCCCCGACAGGTCTCCCGCTATCGAAGG AATAATACAGCAGATCTTTGCAGGGTTTTTTGCAAACTCAGCGATTCCTGGTTCGCAACACCCTTTTTCCTG GAGTGGGATGCTGCACTCGAATCCTGGGGACTACGCGTGGGGACAGAGCGGCCTTGATGCCATCGTCACCCAG CTCTTGGGGCAGCTGGAAAACACGGGACCACCTCCAGCCGACAAGGAGAAGATCTCCTCGCTCCCGACAGTGACAGTAACTCAGGAACAAGTCG ACACGGGTTTGGAGTGTCCGGTGTGCAAAGAGGACTACACGGTGGCGGAGCAAGTGCGGCAGCTACCGTGCAACCACTTCTTCCACAGCAACTGCATCGTGCCGTGGTTGGAGCTG CACGACACGTGTCCGGTGTGCAGGAAGAGCTTGAAAGGGGAAGATTCGACTCGGCAGACGCAGAACCCCGAGGCCTCAGCGAGCAACGGCTTCAGCAGCGACAGCCAGCTACACGACCGATGGACTTTCTGA
- the NUDT17 gene encoding LOW QUALITY PROTEIN: m7GpppN-mRNA hydrolase NUDT17 (The sequence of the model RefSeq protein was modified relative to this genomic sequence to represent the inferred CDS: inserted 1 base in 1 codon) yields MAGLARVLVHVRRGGAERPARFGESVVAAFSPSGAAPVPVRCGLERGRFLIADAAFPGSAPALLQGPDPAEPREPPPAELRGRGVGAAVAALLRAGTGRLLLTRRARTLRAFPNAWVPPAAGCGAAGAAGGDGAAPGGWGLLLGAARPLGGNSGAGGLPWGGGLPWGGGQPPRGDACSPAXPPQSIDPPRGPLRSHHVVAYLLLGCGEPHGQLEARLRPSEREVSACAWLEPPVLEAMAAVEPGVGSEPGTLPATVCITELSRGSASTRRIPTATLLRPAPADGEGWVSAGTRFALRRWLEAGGRPGGARPQGSSRGE; encoded by the exons ATGGCGGGGCTGGCGCGCGTGCTGGTGCacgtgcggcggggcggggcggagaggCCCGCGCGCTTCGGGGAG agcGTCGTCGCCGCCTTCTCCCCGTCGGGCGCGGCCCCGGTCCCGGTGCGGTGCGGGCTGGAGCGCGGGCGGTTCCTCATCGCGGACGCGGCCTTCCCCGGCTCGGCCCCCGCGCTGCTGcag GGCCCCgaccccgccgagccccgggagccgccgccggccgagctgcggggccggggggtgggCGCGGCGGTGGCCGCGCTGCTGCGGGCCGGTACCGGCCGCCTCCTGCTCACCCGCCGCGCCCGCACCCTCCGTGCTTTCCCCAACGCCTGGGTGCCGCCGG CTGCTGGATGCggcgctgcgggagctgcaggaggagacgGGGCTGcgcctgggggctgggggctgctcctgggggctgctcggcctctgGGAGGTaacagcggggcgggggggctgccctggggtggggggctgccctggggtggggggcagcccccccgggGTGACGCGTGTTCCCCCG TCCCCCCGCAGTCCATCgaccccccccgcggccccctgCGCTCCCACCACGTTGTGGCCTacctgctgctgggctgcggggagccccacggGCAGCTGGAG gccaggctgcgGCCCAGCGAGCGTGAGGTGAGCGCCTGCGCCTGGCTGGAGCCCCCCGTCCTGGAGGCCATGGCAGCGGTGGAGCCCGGCGTGGGGAGTGAGCCCGGCACGCTGCCGGCCACCGTCTG CATCACGGAGCTGAGCCGCGGCTCCGCCAGCACCCGCCGGATCCCCACCGCGACGCTGCTGCGCCCGGCGCCGGCCGACGGCGAGGGGTGGGTCAGCGCCGGCACCAGGTTCGCCCTTCGGCGCTGGCTGGaggccggggggcggccggggggtgCCCGGCCCCAGGGCAGCTCGCGAGGGGAGTGA